One Prinia subflava isolate CZ2003 ecotype Zambia chromosome 8, Cam_Psub_1.2, whole genome shotgun sequence DNA window includes the following coding sequences:
- the SLC2A10 gene encoding solute carrier family 2, facilitated glucose transporter member 10: MGRALLVLLLSATVSLLGGLIFGYELGIISGALLQLQADFQLSCFRQEVVVSAVLIGALLASLAGGILIDRHGRRRAILVSNVVLLVGSLLLTLARSFTVLVIGRVTVGFAISVSSMACCIYVSEMVAAHQRGLLVSLYEAGITVGILLSYALNYVFADVDEGWRFMFGLAIAPTAMQFLSILFLPVNPVKLSSWDSDCQKGLIPLQDTEHRAATKQGPYQEKHYSFLDLFRTRDNMRRRTLVGLGLVLFQQFTGQPNVLGYASKIFHSVGFQSNSSAILASVGLGAMKVVATLVAMALADKAGRRVLLMAGCVVMATSVTAIGLSSRMAPLAMARDCTAAAGPNASHSVPQHPLTTLLPQSAVSPFPPAPGAVKNQAGPRFAATTSLTEVFASTQSKEVVPSSSLTQKSDSVGQSKKGALESTGPPLSAAPWAQHTVLNWITLLSMMAFVSAFSIGFGPMTWLVLSEIYPAGIRGRAFAFCNSFNWAANLLISLSFLDLIDAIGFSWMFLLYGLMGVMAFMFIYLFVPETKGQSLEEIDLQFSRKRVREGNVFKQRRARGASCTHAQYQRVEHAGST, encoded by the exons aTGG gTCGTGCACTGCTGGTCCTCCTCTTGTCTGCAACAGTGTCTCTCCTGGGCGGGCTGATTTTTGGCTACGAGCTGGGGATAATCTCtggagcactgctgcagctgcaggcagacTTTCAGCTCAGCTGCTTCAGGCAAGAAGTTGTGGTGAGCGCCGTCCTTATCGGAGCGCTCCTCGCCTCCCTGGCCGGGGGCATCCTCATCGACCGCCACGGCCGCAGGAGAGCGATCCTGGTCAGCAACGTGGTGCTCTTGGTGGGCAGCCTCCTCCTCACGCTGGCCAGGTCCTTCACCGTGCTGGTCATTGGGCGTGTGACCGTGGGCTTTGCCATCTCTGTCTCCTCCATGGCCTGCTGCATCTACGTCTCAGAAATGGTGGCTGCTCACCAGCGGGGGCTGCTGGTGTCTCTCTATGAAGCAGGAATCACCGTGGGCATCCTGCTGTCCTACGCACTGAATTACGTCTTTGCGGATGTGGATGAGGGCTGGAGGTTCATGTTTGGACTGGCCATTGCCCCCACGGCCATGCAGTTTCTCAGCATCCTCTTTCTCCCAGTGAACCCTGTTAAATTAAGCTCGTGGGACTCAGACTGCCAGAAGGGCCTCATCCCAttgcaggacacagagcacagagcagcaacaAAGCAGGGCCCCTATCAGGAGAAGCATTACTCCTTTCTTGATCTTTTCAGGACCAGAGACAACATGAGAAGGCGGACTCTGGTGGGCCTGGGGCTGGTGCTCTTCCAGCAGTTCACTGGGCAGCCCAATGTGCTGGGCTATGCCTCCAAAATCTTCCACTCGGTGGGATTCCAGAGCAACTCCTCGGCCATCCTGGCCTCAGTTGGGCTGGGAGCCATGAAGGTGGTGGCCACGCTGGTGGCCATGGCCTTGGCAGACAAGGCAGGCAGGAGAGTGCTGCTCATGGCTGGCTGCGTGGTGATGGCCACCTCTGTCACCGCCATCGGCCTCAGCAGCCGCATGGCTCCGCTGGCCATGGCCAGGGACTGCACTGCAGCCGCAGGTCCCAACGCATCCCACAGCgtcccccagcaccccctgaCAACCCTGCTCCCCCAGTCTGCTGTGTCACCCTTCCCACCAGCGCCAGGTGCTGTCAAAAATCAGGCAGGCCCCAGGTTTGCTGCCACAACGAGCCTTACAGAAGTTTTTGCCAGCACTCAAAGCAAAGAGGTTGTTCCTAGTTCTTCCCTCACTCAGAAAAGTGACTCAGTAGGTCAGTCCAAGAAAGGAGCACTGGAAAGCACAGGCCCtcctctcagtgctgctccctgggcacaACATACGGTCTTAAATTGGATTACACTGCTGAGCATGATGGCTTTTGTGAGTGCCTTCTCAATTGGATTTGGGCCAA TGACCTGGCTGGTCCTGAGTGAGATTTACCCTGCTGGGATAAGAGGAAGAGCCTTTGCCTTCTGTAACAGCTTTAACTGGGCTGCTAATTTACTGATCAGCCTCTCCTTCCTGGACCTTATTG ATGCCATTGGATTCTCTTGGATGTTTCTTCTCTATGGGCTGATGGGAGTGATGGCTTTTATGTTCATT
- the TP53RK gene encoding EKC/KEOPS complex subunit TP53RK, which translates to MAAAQAEARGARSVMAAPAGPAMDGVGPVGPHMDELGAAGRAGDGPEGAAGAAMVAEEAPAPPPLPGLRLVQQGAEAHVYRGLFLGRAAVAKLRVPKRYRHPALEERLSRRRMAQEARSLLRCRRAGIPAPAVYFVDYVTNSIYLEDIVDSITVQDHIYSVQKSGDDSSGLQKLAEKMGELLARMHDEDIIHGDLTTANLLLRPPTEKLDLVLIDFGLSFISGLPEDKGVDLYVLEKAFISTHPDTETMFQTLLKTYAATSKKSGPVIKKLDEVRLRGRKRSMIG; encoded by the exons ATGGCGGCGGCCCAGGCGGAGGCGCGTGGTGCGCGTTCGGTCATGGCGGCGCCCGCGGGCCCTGCGATGGACGGCGTGGGGCCCGTGGGCCCCCACATGGACGAGCTGGGGGCCGCGGGCCGCGCCGGGGACGGTCCCGAGGGCGCGGCGGGCGCCGCCATGGTGGCGGAGGAGgcgccggcgccgccgccgctgccggggctgcgACTGGTGCAGCAGGGCGCCGAGGCGCACGTGTACCGCGGGCTGTTCCTCGGGCGGGCGGCGGTGGCGAAGCTCCGCGTCCCGAAGCGGTACCGCCACCCGGCGCTGGAGGAGCGGCTGAGCCGGCGGCGCATGGCCCAGGAGGCGCGGTCGCTGCTGCGGTGCCGGCGGGCAG GGATTCCAGCTCCAGCGGTCTACTTCGTGGATTATGTCACCAACTCCATCTATCTTGAAGATATTGTAGACTCAATTACTGTTCAGGATCATATTTATTCTGTACAAAAGAGTGGAGATGATAGCAGTGGCCTCCAGAAGTTAGCAGAGAAGATGGGTGAGCTGTTAGCAAGGATGCACGACGAGGATATTATCCACGGGGATCTTACCACTGCCAATCTCCTCCTGCGGCCACCCACGGAGAAGCTGGACTTGGTGCTGATAGACTTTGGACTCAGCTTTATTTCTGGTCTTCCCGAGGATAAAGGAGTTGATTTGTATGTTCTGGAAAAAGCCTTCATTAGCACTCATCCAGATACTGAAACGATGTTCCAAACTCTCCTAAAGACCTATGCAGCCACGTCTAAAAAATCTGGCCCTGTGATCAAAAAGCTGGATGAGGTTCGGCtaagagggaggaagagatcCATGATTGGGTAG